The Oncorhynchus masou masou isolate Uvic2021 unplaced genomic scaffold, UVic_Omas_1.1 unplaced_scaffold_1664, whole genome shotgun sequence DNA segment CAAATATATGTGCCATGAACCATATACAGGCTACACTCAAGCAACACCATTAGTTAAACAACTAGCAACACATTTAGCTAGACAACTAGCAACCCATTCAGTTAAAAAACTAGCAACACATTTAGTTAAACAACTAGCAACTCATTTAGTTTAACACCTAGCAACTACATTTAGGTAAACAAATAGAAACTACAATTGGTTAAAGAAATAGCAACTACATTTAATTAAACAACTAGCAACACATTTAGTTAAACAACTAGCAACTAGATTTAGTTATACAACTAGCAGCTACATTTAGTTAAACAACTAGCATCAGCAAAATGTTAAACAACTAGCAACGACCTTTAGTTAAACAACTAAAAACTACATTTAGTTAACAACTAGCAACTACAATTAGTTAAACAACTAGCAACTAGATTTAGTTAAACAACTAGCAACTACATTTAGCTAAACAACTTGCAACTACATTTTGGTAAACAAATAGCAAACACATTTAGTTAAAACATTTGCAACAACATTTAGTTAAACAACTAGCAACTACATTTCTGTACAAATCTCTTCGATCGATGTTCAAATAAAATATCTGCATCGTGGTCATTCATGTATAGTCATTAATAACTGCTTCATGGTCATTGGACATTTATATTTTGTCATTCACTGCAGTACACAGTAGTCACACCCCTTTTCAGTTCCTCTTAGCAATAAATATACAAACAAAGATATGTGTTAGCAATTAGGTGtttaaaaatacaaatagtatTTGATAAAATTTTGGGAATTTAAAAATTGTTTGGGCTTTTTTATGAGCAATTTAAATAAGGCTATTAAACATAATTTCAGATGAATCACAAAACGTACACTCCAGACAGAGCATTTAAAAGGAATTGACAAAACAAATTTCAAACAGTGGTAGACATTTTGTACGGAGGACTTTTAACAACAAATTCAACAGCTCAACATATGAGTCAACATTGCATCTGCAATAACACAAGGTTCTACATCAACCTCTGATGTCACATTTCAGTCCACAAGGTTCAACATCAACTTATGATGTTACATTTCAGTCCACAAGGTTCTACATCAACCTCCGATGTCACATTTCAGTCTACAAGGTTCTACATCAACCTCTGAAGACACAATTCAGTCTACACAGTCCTACATCAACCTCTGAAGTCACATTTCTATACACAAGATTCTACATCAACCTCTGATCTCATGCTTCAGTCCACAAGGTTCAACATCAACCTCTGATCTCATGCTTCAGTCCACAAGGTTCAACATCAACCTCTGATCTCATGCTTCAGTCCACAAGGTTCAACATCAACCTCTGATCTCATGCTTCAGTCCACAAGGTTCAACATCAACCTCTGATCTCATGCTTCAGTCCACAAGGTTCAACATCAACCTCTGATCTCATGCTTCAGTCCACAAGGTTCAACATTAACCTCTGATCTCATGCTTCAGTCCACAAGGTTCTACATCAACCGCTGATCTCATGCTCAGTCTGAGGTTTCAGTTTAGCCCACAGTCTGTCCCAGAATGCCTGGTGCTGAAGGGGGTCCTGGGGCCAGTCCAGATAAGTCCTGGTTTTCAGCAGGCGAGCCAGCCTGTGGTGGGCAGACAGCCGGCGAGGGGGGATCTTCTCCAGGAAGACCAGGAGGAGGATGTCCCTTTGCTCCACCTGCAGCCTGTAGGTGGCCAGCTTCATCTCCAGAGAGCACCAGTTACTGCGTAGGTAGTGGCGGCTGACTAGGCAGAGGGTGTGTCGGCTCCGGTAGAGGCTGTCTGTGATGTTCTCCACAATGTCCTTCCCCAGCTGGAAGTCCCTGCTGTGCAGACAGAGGCGCAGGAAAGGAGGACCCCTCTGCTCCAGATTGGGAAGCAGCTCCTCCACCACCCAGCGCTCGTCCTTCCCGCTATAGGAGACAAACGCATCGTAGTGGTAGCGCCCCCTGGTGTTGGATCGCATGGCTTCTAACAGCCAGCCAAGGGTGAtgtggtagagggggaggaggtaggggCCGGCCAGGTTATGGACCAACACCACAAGCATGAAGAACAGGACTCCCAGGCCAGTCGCAGCAAAGAGCACAAAGCCAACCTCTGTTGTGCAGTTGGCTTCTGTGTACCCGACAAAATTAGGTGTGTCTATTCCATTGTCCGACAAGCATATCAAGTCCTCCAAAGCATACATAACGGGACTAGTATACGGAGTAAGCATGATCACTTCAACCTGCCTGTACCCCTTTGCCCATGTAATGAGCCAAGCATTGTCACAACTGCAAAAGATCTGGATCTGAGGAAGTATCAAATACTTAAGACTAGAGAGAGGTTCAGTAAAGCTGTAGAATACATTATAAATGTTCTCTATCTGCAGATACACCGTTTTCAAAGATTTCAAGTCTTTAGTTAAACTCCCCTCCAAAGAATAAATCCTGCAGTTGTACATTTCCAGAACCTCCAGTTTGGTCAAGTTGTGAAAAATGATGTCGGCAGAACGCTGTGTTAAAAGATCCACCTGTCGTAGAGTCAGTTTCCTCAGGTGAATCAGATGATTCATTGATGTTAAATCAACCCTTTTAGCTGAAAGCTTCGATCTGTAGTCAAATGTCTCCACAGACGTGAAGTACTTTCCCATGAATTCAGATCCACAAAGGAATTCTTCAGCATCAGCATGAAGATGGGTTACAGACTGAAAGAAAGGTCTGTCACAGTCCTGAAATGACACCGTCTGGCCTTTGAGCTGGAGACTCAGGTTCTGTTTAGATGTGATGTTACTGCCGATAGTCAACTGCATCGGCCTCATAGCTGAACTAATGTACAGATGAGTCAGTTGACTCAGAATTCCTCCAAATATAAGTGTCAGATTCATCTTGATCACAGGTTCTGTTAGTGGGTTGTGCACTTGCCCGAGAAACACTTGTCTAAGAGACGTGAGGTGTGTGAAAGACATCGCCTCAATGTTGTGAATAAATGGATTGTTCCTGAGGTCTAACCATGTCAAACTATGTAAACCATAAAATGTGTTTGCATTTATCTGTGTTATCTTATTACTTGTAATGTCCAAGGACGCCAGATTTGTCAATCCCAGGAAAGCAAAGTCTTCAATGTTTGAAATTAAATTCTGTTTTATATCCAGATACTGCAGCTTAACAAGACAGCTAAATTGTTTAGCAAAAAGCATTTGTAGCTTGTTCAACCTTAAAGTCAGTTTTGTCAGTTGTAAACCATAAAATGTGTTTGCATTTATCTGTGTTATCTTATTTCTTGAAATGTCTAAGGAGTCCAGATTTGTCAATCCCAGGAAAGCAAAGTCTTCAACGTTTGAAATTGAATTAGCTGCTAAATCTAAATACTGTAGGTTAACAAGACAGATAAATTGTTTAGCAAAAAGCATCTGTATATTGTTCAACTCTAAAGTCAGTTTTGTTAACCATTTTACTGGTTGTTCTTGGAAGGAGCAAATATCAAGTCTGTTGTCTTCCAGGCCGTCTATTTTTAATTGGTTAAGGTTTTTTAGACTGGAAATAAAATGCCAATCCAAATGAGTAGTAGGATGGAAAGACAAAGGTCCACTTAAATGCATATATTCTAGCCCAGTGCATAATTCAACACTGGGCATAGAGAGGCTGCTTGTATTGGCATTGTATAAATATAATCTCTTGATTGAAAACAAAATCACTACATTACAGATACTTTCAATATCTATTTCATTGCTACCAGAGCAACTGAAGTACTGTATCTGCTGAATCCCAGACAGGGGAAGGTGCAGTAGGACTTCCTGGCTGAAAACCCCTGTTAACCTTGTGAGGTTCTGGAGCCAAGCCAGTGAACCTtcctctatatgtgttatttcaccaAATGAGAAGTCAGAGAATTCTAGATTGTTAAAAAGAGGTTTCATGCTTTCGTTGGTTATTAAAATGGAGCAGTTTGATTGGTTTAACGATTGTATCTCTGGTGCTTCTATATTTAGCTCTATAAGTGACTTTA contains these protein-coding regions:
- the LOC135531824 gene encoding toll-like receptor 13, with product MRSMFSHPAVLFLWIQSSSGWMHPKCQIYDSGEDLGHFPTWICSHIPHYTEGYTAACQDVTAIEEDLLGLPPNINTLCIYMTHGENRSMSLGFFSQFQDLEYLYIKGCFTQILPTGNSHLPNLQYLHLDGLGSGCCECHFGPHTFRDLVKLSHLTIWGYRLSAMAPDVFHDIPLLQSLIIIEPCVDDLSEIQCRIMNIKSLIELNIEAPEIQSLNQSNCSILITNESMKPLFNNLEFSDFSFGEITHIEEGSLAWLQNLTRLTGVFSQEVLLHLPLSGIQQIQYFSCSGSNEIDIESICNVVILFSIKRLYLYNANTSSLSMPSVELCTGLEYMHLSGPLSFHPTTHLDWHFISSLKNLNQLKIDGLEDNRLDICSFQEQPVKWLTKLTLELNNIQMLFAKQFICLVNLQYLDLAANSISNVEDFAFLGLTNLDSLDISRNKITQINANTFYGLQLTKLTLRLNKLQMLFAKQFSCLVKLQYLDIKQNLISNIEDFAFLGLTNLASLDITSNKITQINANTFYGLHSLTWLDLRNNPFIHNIEAMSFTHLTSLRQVFLGQVHNPLTEPVIKMNLTLIFGGILSQLTHLYISSAMRPMQLTIGSNITSKQNLSLQLKGQTVSFQDCDRPFFQSVTHLHADAEEFLCGSEFMGKYFTSVETFDYRSKLSAKRVDLTSMNHLIHLRKLTLRQVDLLTQRSADIIFHNLTKLEVLEMYNCRIYSLEGSLTKDLKSLKTVYLQIENIYNVFYSFTEPLSSLKYLILPQIQIFCSCDNAWLITWAKGYRQVEVIMLTPYTSPVMYALEDLICLSDNGIDTPNFVGYTEANCTTEVGFVLFAATGLGVLFFMLVVLVHNLAGPYLLPLYHITLGWLLEAMRSNTRGRYHYDAFVSYSGKDERWVVEELLPNLEQRGPPFLRLCLHSRDFQLGKDIVENITDSLYRSRHTLCLVSRHYLRSNWCSLEMKLATYRLQVEQRDILLLVFLEKIPPRRLSAHHRLARLLKTRTYLDWPQDPLQHQAFWDRLWAKLKPQTEHEISG